In Halobaculum sp. XH14, a single genomic region encodes these proteins:
- a CDS encoding DUF4330 family protein: protein MDLIDDEGDLFGVVNVVDALAVLLVLAVVVAGATFVLQPDPEPEPPDRSSTHATLDLGTQPDFIVAQLNEGDSYEPAANTNLTITDVSLQPRGNGDTAVLLRVELVGETATTDNGETITYADAPPRLGRSLDVVTPTYQVSGTITALGSGPTIPTAEREVLLAATVDSETASGIRTGDEYTLRQRTVGTVRSVHVYGTGNPDRKRVLLGLTLDAHETGDGARFAGRDLREGNSVPFRTADYSLSGTIQRVGATEPRGDPATRTVTLQLRDLPPQLADSVRAGMTETANGDTLARVTDVERDNATVVLTSDDGNIYEREHPVNQDLTLTAELAVRETSTGLTFKGRSVQQGSTVVLDLGSVTVSATVVST, encoded by the coding sequence ATGGATCTGATCGACGACGAGGGCGACCTCTTCGGCGTCGTCAACGTCGTCGACGCGCTCGCCGTCCTGCTCGTGCTCGCCGTCGTCGTGGCCGGCGCGACGTTCGTCCTCCAGCCCGATCCGGAACCGGAACCGCCCGACCGTTCGAGCACCCACGCGACCCTCGACCTCGGGACCCAGCCCGACTTCATCGTCGCACAGCTCAACGAGGGCGACAGCTACGAGCCTGCGGCCAACACCAACCTCACGATCACCGACGTCTCGCTCCAGCCGCGCGGGAACGGTGACACGGCCGTGCTCCTGCGGGTCGAACTCGTCGGGGAGACCGCGACCACCGACAACGGCGAGACCATCACCTACGCCGACGCGCCGCCCCGCCTCGGCCGCAGCCTCGACGTCGTCACCCCCACCTACCAGGTGAGCGGCACCATCACGGCGCTGGGCAGCGGTCCGACCATCCCCACCGCGGAGCGCGAGGTCCTGCTCGCGGCGACCGTCGATTCCGAGACCGCCTCCGGCATCCGGACGGGCGACGAGTACACGCTCCGGCAGCGGACCGTCGGCACCGTCCGGTCGGTCCACGTCTACGGCACCGGCAACCCCGACCGGAAGCGCGTCCTCCTCGGACTGACGCTCGACGCACACGAGACGGGCGACGGGGCCAGGTTCGCCGGCAGGGACCTGAGGGAGGGCAACTCGGTCCCCTTCCGCACGGCGGACTACTCGCTCTCGGGGACCATCCAGCGGGTCGGCGCGACCGAGCCGCGCGGCGACCCCGCGACCCGAACCGTCACCCTGCAGCTCCGTGATCTCCCGCCCCAACTCGCGGACAGCGTCCGCGCCGGGATGACCGAGACGGCGAACGGCGACACCCTCGCGCGCGTCACGGACGTCGAGCGCGACAACGCCACGGTCGTCCTCACCAGCGACGACGGGAACATCTACGAGCGCGAGCACCCCGTGAACCAGGACCTCACCCTCACGGCCGAGCTCGCGGTCCGGGAGACGTCGACCGGGCTCACGTTCAAGGGCCGCAGCGTCCAGCAGGGGAGCACCGTCGTCCTCGATCTGGGCAGCGTCACCGTCTCGGCGACCGTCGTCTCGACGTGA
- a CDS encoding UPF0175 family protein — protein MGTISARVPDDLEAELEAYLDDEKLDRSTGVRKLLAEGLEEWRRERALEQLAAGDVTFSRAAERAGMSVWDFARLARERDVTWVGDEHLAADLEDL, from the coding sequence ATGGGAACGATCTCGGCACGGGTCCCCGACGACCTCGAGGCGGAGCTCGAGGCGTACCTCGACGACGAGAAGCTGGACCGGAGCACCGGGGTCAGAAAGCTGCTCGCGGAAGGGCTCGAGGAGTGGCGCCGGGAGCGGGCGCTGGAGCAACTGGCCGCCGGCGACGTGACGTTCTCGAGGGCGGCAGAACGGGCCGGCATGTCCGTCTGGGACTTCGCACGGCTGGCGCGCGAACGCGACGTCACGTGGGTCGGTGACGAGCACCTGGCGGCCGACCTCGAGGACCTCTGA
- a CDS encoding DUF3368 domain-containing protein — protein sequence MWVFDATPLIHLASVERLDTIEHLDEHCVTPEPVYSEVVTTGIDRGHPDARRVERCVENGVLEVVSTPETSLGSRLRDNPNLSDADAAVLSCAADRDGTAVVDEAYGRDVATTEGVPTRGTAFLVLSVTKRGVLAPEEARATIDGMIEEGWYCAPDLYAKLLGKLDSIAD from the coding sequence ATGTGGGTGTTCGATGCGACCCCGCTCATCCATCTGGCGAGCGTCGAACGCCTCGACACGATCGAACATCTGGACGAGCACTGCGTGACTCCGGAGCCAGTGTATTCGGAGGTCGTCACGACCGGCATCGATCGGGGCCATCCCGACGCTCGACGCGTCGAACGCTGCGTCGAGAACGGGGTACTGGAGGTCGTCTCGACGCCCGAGACGTCGCTCGGTTCCCGGCTTCGAGACAACCCCAATCTGAGCGATGCGGACGCGGCGGTCCTCTCGTGTGCAGCCGACCGTGACGGCACGGCAGTCGTGGACGAGGCATACGGCCGCGACGTGGCGACGACGGAGGGAGTCCCGACGCGCGGGACCGCGTTTCTCGTTCTCTCGGTCACGAAACGAGGCGTACTCGCCCCCGAGGAGGCACGCGCCACCATCGACGGGATGATCGAGGAGGGGTGGTACTGTGCGCCCGACCTGTACGCGAAACTGCTCGGGAAACTCGATTCGATCGCGGACTGA